One Puniceicoccus vermicola genomic window, CGCAGAAGCACGGAAGGCCCGTCTGTGATGAACTCATTCCGAGCTTTTGAAGCTTCGGATGAATCACAAAGGCGCAATACGGGGCGTCGGGATTGTTTTTGAAATAATTCTGATGATAGCGCTCGGCCGGATAGAAAGTTTCCAGAGGCTCGATCTCCGTCACGATCGGATTCTTGAAATCGGCTTGAGCCGCAGAGCGTGACTCAAGAGCCATTTTTTTCTGGTCGTCGCTTTGGTAGAGCACTATCGAGCGATACTGCGTGCCCACATCCGCTCCCTGACGATTTCTTGTCGTGGGATCATGGCCCTTCCAGAAAACGTCCAAGATCTCGGGAATCGAAATCACCTCCGGATCAAACTCAATGCGAATGACCTCCGCATGACCCGTCTCTCCGCGACAGACCGCCTCGTAGGATGGATCGGCGACCTCTCCGCCCGCATAGCCGGACTCCACAGATTGAACGCCGGAGAGCTTCTGAAAAATTGCCTCAAGGCACCAGAAGCAGCCACCGCCGAGAACGAGCGTCTCTTGTTCTTTACTCATGAGGTAACTTCGGGGAATCCCTCAGATTTGCAAACGCAGGGTTCGTTCTCAAGTCCGCACCCTTGCGCGACTGTAAGAGCCAATCGGTTGCTTCTGTCTAAAATTCCCTCTCTCCCTCCCAGTTGAACGGCAGAGATTCGCTTTCGCATCGATTGACGATGCTCCTACGACTTCGATTCGTCCTGCTTCAAGACCCGCTCGACATACTCCGATACATTGCAGGTCAGCATTCGACTGCCGTCCGGGCGGATTTCGAGAACCTTGTTGACCACGGGATCGAGAAAATCACGGTCGTGGCTGACGAGGATCACCGTCCCTTCAAATTCCCGAATCGCATCCTGGAGAACTTCCTTACTGCGGATATCCAAGTGGTTGGTCGGTTCGTCAAGAATCACGCAATTGCAGGGCCGCATGAGCATCTTGGCCAGAGCGACACGATTGCGCTCCCCTCCCGAAAGAACGGACACCGATTTCGCCTGATCCGTCTTCGAGAAAAGGAGGGCTCCCAAGGCTCCCCGCGGATTGGCATCGCCTTCCGGCCGAACAGAGGCCTCGACCTCCTCCAGCACGGTTTTATTCGGGTTCAACTCCTCGGCCTGCTGCTGCGCAAAATACCCAAACACGGTCTGCACGCCCACATCCATCTCTCCCGAGTCATAGGGCTCCACGCCCGCGATAATCCGGGCGAGAGTGGATTTACCCGCACCATTCACCCCGACGACGGCGATCCGGTCGCCTTTGTCGATCCGGAGGTCCAGCCCCCGGAACACCTTGATGTCGCCAAAAGACTTATAGAGTTCTTTCAGCTCGACCACCTTCTGGGAGGCCGGTGGGGGTGGCGGGAAGCGGAAGAAAATCTTCTTTTCGTCGCGCTCGACTTCAACGATGTCCATCTTGTCGAGCTGCTTGATGCGACTCTGCACCATCCCCGCCTTCTTTTGATTGCCGCGAAACCGGTTGATCAACTCTTTCTGGCGGGCGATTTCCTTTTTCTGATTGTCGGCCTTGCGCCGTTGGGTCGCGATAATCTCAGCCTTGTTCTTTTCGTAGAAATTGTAGTTCCCGGAGAACGAATTGAGATTGCCGAACTTCAACTCAAAGGTCCGGTTTGTCACCGAATTGAGGAACGCGCGGTCGTGCGAAATGATCATCAGCGAGCCATGATAATCCTTCAAGTAGCCTTCGAGCCAAGTTTGCGAAACGATGTCCAAGTGATTGGTCGGTTCGTCCAAAAGGAGGAGCGACGGGGTCTGCAAGAGTAGCTTGCCCAGAGCGATTCGCATCTGCCAACCACCCGAGAACTCACCGGTATCGCGTTCGAGATCGGTCATCGAAAAGCCAAGACCGAGGAAAACCCGCTCAATCCGGGACTTCATCTTTTCCGGCTCGTGGTCTTCGAGCTGTTGCTCCCATTCTCCAATGGTGTCGATGATGTCGTAATACTCTTCATCTTCGGGATCGAGCTCGTACATCCGCTCAGTTGCTTCGTCGATCTTCTTCTGCAAGGAGAGGACGTCGGCAAAAGCTTGCTCCGCTTCCTTATACAGGGTGCGGCCACTCGTCTCGATCCCGTCCTGCGGGAGGTACCCGAGACTGACAAAACTGGGCTTCTCGATCTCGCCCTCGTCTGGGGTTACCTCCGAGAGGAGCAGCTTGACCAAAGTGGACTTGCCCGACCCGTTCACACCGACCAACCCAATCCGGTCCCGCTGACCGATGGTTACGTTGATCTGCTTGAAAAGGGCCCTGTCACCATAGGACAGAGAAATATCGCGCAAAGTAATCATCGAAGCGTACTACGGCGGCCTCCCGACTCAGCGCAAACCGAAAGGGGTCGATTCCGAGCATCTCTGAAAAGTTTCTCGTTACCAATTGGCTTTTCCGGCCTCCGCGGAACAGATACCCGGCTCGTGAACAAGCGTCGCTGCGCACTTCATTGGGAGCTTCCTGACTCGACTCAACGCTCCGAATACCTACCATCCTCCCCTGTATGGATATCCTCAAACACCTTTACTCCCAAAAATCCGAACACACCGATGGTTTAAATCAAGAGGAGCGTGAAGCCATTCTCGACCTTCTCCTCTTCGCCGTCTACGCCGACAATCATCTTTCCCTCGCTGAGGACCGAATCATCAAAAACGAAGTTGAACGGCTGCAGTGGGAGTCCGGCACCTCTATCGACTACTACGTCGACGAGGCCACCGGTTCGGCGAGGGCAGCCCTCAGCTCAGAAACAAGAGAAGCCCAATTTCTCGAATCGATTCAAACTCGCCTCAAATCTCCGGAGGCGAGGAACCGAGCCCTCAGCCTGCTGTCGAAGCTTTTCTATTCGGACGGCGAGACCCGGGAAGAACGCAATTTTGCCCAGAAAATCCGTCAGCTCCTCGCCTAGGCGGACGACGGCCCTATCCTCCACCCCATCGAACCTTCCATCCCCCATTTCCCTTATGCGATTTCTGCTTTATCTCCTCCCCTTAGGTTTTCTGCTCCCCTCACTCTGGAGCGCCTCTTTTCCGGCTAAAATCCTCGATTACGAAACCACCGGCACGACGGTTTACGACTCAATGCCTCTCGGTTTTTCGGTTGCCGATTTAAATCCCGAATCCGGGGCCAAATTCGATATCTACTTTTACGACAACGGAAACGAAAAACTTCCTGACGGAGTGAGTGACCCGGTACAAAAGGAATTCGGCCAGGTATTTGCGGCGATCTACCAAATGCAGAGGTTGGGATACTACCGCGATATCGGAAAGCCGATGATGTCCAAGGGCTCGATCGATCTAGGAGGAGAGACCATCTCCTGCCTCTCCGGAATGATTCAGTTTCAACAGACGGAAAAAGGAAACCGAACGGACTATCTGGGAACCCGCACCTCTTTCGCTTTTCTTACCGCTTATCAGGGGAGGTTTATTAAGGTCCG contains:
- a CDS encoding ABC-F family ATP-binding cassette domain-containing protein, whose protein sequence is MITLRDISLSYGDRALFKQINVTIGQRDRIGLVGVNGSGKSTLVKLLLSEVTPDEGEIEKPSFVSLGYLPQDGIETSGRTLYKEAEQAFADVLSLQKKIDEATERMYELDPEDEEYYDIIDTIGEWEQQLEDHEPEKMKSRIERVFLGLGFSMTDLERDTGEFSGGWQMRIALGKLLLQTPSLLLLDEPTNHLDIVSQTWLEGYLKDYHGSLMIISHDRAFLNSVTNRTFELKFGNLNSFSGNYNFYEKNKAEIIATQRRKADNQKKEIARQKELINRFRGNQKKAGMVQSRIKQLDKMDIVEVERDEKKIFFRFPPPPPASQKVVELKELYKSFGDIKVFRGLDLRIDKGDRIAVVGVNGAGKSTLARIIAGVEPYDSGEMDVGVQTVFGYFAQQQAEELNPNKTVLEEVEASVRPEGDANPRGALGALLFSKTDQAKSVSVLSGGERNRVALAKMLMRPCNCVILDEPTNHLDIRSKEVLQDAIREFEGTVILVSHDRDFLDPVVNKVLEIRPDGSRMLTCNVSEYVERVLKQDESKS